gtatcggaaaacccgccaaaatgtttccactccgcccgggaatcgaacgtACGCTCTCTCGATTGTAATAATTGTgaaccgagtgtgctaaccactgcaccacgaagcccccgcagCCCCCCCCGGGACACGCGGCGGTGCAACAAGTAGGTTAGCCCAGTTTCCCTTCCCCAGGGCCGACAGTCGAACTCAGAACCCCCGATTTGTAGCGTGCGAACCTCTACACCGCGGAGACGCCAGCAATAGAAGTAATAACATTGATAACACTGAAGATAATGGAGATAATGGTATGATAACGATGCTCTACACACCGCGGGGACGCCAGTAATGGTAGTAATGACATTGATAACACTGAAGATAATAGAGATGGTGATATGGTAGCGATGATTATGAGAGCAATAGATTTCCTGACGATGGGGACGTGGgagcgataacaacaacaacaacaacaacgacaacaacaacaacaagacagacagacacacagacaaacacacacacagacagagagacagacagacagacagacagacagacacatagacagacagacagacagatagatagacacacacacacacacacacacacacacacacacacacacacacacacacagacacacacacagacagacactctAACCGAcaaaaagcaagagagagagagagagagagagagagagagagagagatcctggaGAAAGCGTGTTAGGAGTTACAATACACTTCTTAGTCACACGGAACGGAACTGACTCAAataggatctgtgtgtgtgtgtgtgtgcgtgtgtgtgtgtgtgtgtgtgtgtgtgtgtgtgtgtgtgtgtgtgtgtgtgtgtgtgtgtgtgtgtcacgtaggGAAGAGTTTTCTCGTCACAGTAAATAAGTTTTGGTTTGATTTATCTCATTGTTCATTTTGTTCCACTTACCGTGCCTGTTAGTATgtctgaaagtgtgtgtgtgtgtgtgtgtgtgtgtgtgtgtgtgtgtgtgtgtgtacatatcaATTTACCCATCAATTCATCGTTGTgtacaccttcctccttcctccactctcaactttctttcctctctccttcccttttccttcctctctctctctctctctctcttttttttacgtccaTAGCGTTCGTAGGCttacttgaggggcctggatggtagtcggccccagcccatattggcgcaggcaagtgtttatagtggcgccatcttctcttggctcatgctgccccccggaactccttgattcacttggacggtttcctctagagtccgggttgatgggtggtcttcaggacagcatatgggtagttttaagccactcagcggtgactgaaaaatcccaggtggtagcgtggggattcgaacccgtgtcgtccatcacgtggtgaatgtgggcccagcacgctaccactcagccaccgcctacctttaATATGCCCCCTTCAGTCCCCCAGTCTCCTAGCTACGGTTGTACATATTTTACTGGCATTACTTAGGCTACTCTCGTCTGAGCGCCACGCCTCGTCATTAGCCCCTGATCTTCACAAGGCTTATGTTCCTGACCGATCCCGTGGCCCCTCTTTTCCGTTTTCTATTATAGCTGCGGAAcgtttctcattatcattctgcGAGGCcaaacaggtagagagggaggagtgcgggcCCGATACCCAGCCTGTTCAcgagcccccaaacacctgagacgcggGTTCTTTCGATTGATATTGTTTTTGCACTTAAAccgtttcctttactgtgaaTACAAAGAGTGTAACTAAACCGTGGTCTTGTGTATGTGTCGTGGCTAAGGAACGCGCATTGCAGTCCGTCACGGGTGTTCCCCAAGTCTACGAGTAATTTTTTCTGCATCAGGCAGTAGACGGTAGTGTTGGGAGGCGAGCACAGCCTTGCGTCCTGGCTGACTAGGCGGCAACGTAGCCCAGTACCCGGGTCAGCATAATTTTGGGCTCCTTATGGTTAGGTGAGGCTGGGTTCGGTTACGTTAGGATGGACATCTGTAAATTATTCCCAGGTACTTTTTACGGGGTAGTACATTGATAATCATTAGAAGAGGATGCCGCGCACATGGTTAATTTGTTACCCACGGCTCAGCGGCTTGGGGAGGTACCATTCATCGTAGACACCGCAGGAATATGCAAGCCTCCGTGTGGCCTGGAACTGACACTGACTGGTTCACTCGGCAATACGGTTTTCAATGGCCTCACCAGTTTGGCCTGttaagagagacagaggaatacATGTTGATTTAGTCTTGACCTTTGAGTTCTAGGTAGAAGTGGTAAGAGGTAGACAGCTATCATGACAGTGGTAACCCAGGCGGTGTAGAAGTCAGGGAAGCCAAAGGACCAGCGAGATAAATGCGTTACCCACGGCTCAGCGGCTTGGGGAGGTACCATTCATCGTAGACACCGCAGGAATATACAAGCCTCCGTGTGGCCTGGAACTGACACTGCATGGTTCACTCGGCAGTACGGTTTTCAACGGCCTCACCAGCTTAGCCTGTTACGAGAGACAGGAATACATACCAACACATGTCTATTTAGTCTTGACCTCTGAGTTCTAGGTAGAAGTGGTGAGAGGTAGACAGCTAGCATTACAGAGTGGTAACCCAGGCGGTGTAGAAATCAGGGAAGCCAAAGGACCAGCGAGATAAATGCGTTACCCACGGCTCAGCGGCTTGGGGAGGTACCATTCATCGTAGACACCGCAGGAATATGCAAGCCTCCGTGTGGCCTGGAACTGACACTGACCAACTTAACaagccttgaaaaacgggttCAAAAGACAAATCTCACATAATTGActgttctttcggccacctcttttgattcttttttaggagcagcgagtagcgggcttttttattgttttttccttttttgtgcccttgtgctgtctcctttgctgtaaataaaaaaaatcagcctCAGTGGTGCTGACGAAGCCTATTACAACGTTTGAAATCATCCGGCGAAATCTATGTGGCTGTGTGACCTACGGAGGAGTGACGCCGCCTGGCCTCTGTTGCAGCGCTCCTGGACACCCTCGCCAAGGCCACGGACTCCGCGCGCTGCCCTGGGAAGTGTCTGCATACCCTAGCAGCCCTCATGTGCAACGAGGTGGTTCGCGGCGAGGACCTCTGCCCAGATGGGACGGTGTGTTGCCGGCCCCGCGCCCAGCCAGGTGACGACACACAAGCCCTTACAACCCTTGGGAGACTGAGATTAACAATGATGACGAGACTTGGAAGACTTGAGATGAATGATGGACAGTAGGGGTcgaattataagacatttcgccgtccaagaacacatatatgacaaggctttcgtaggagttgtgggcatttccagtagtagttctatgaccctggtggtagtgtgacccttcctctgtgccatgaacctaaagaaacactcactagaacccggttgatcgcctctttgacctttagaaatagatgatgtgatatggctatgtcttgtaataccagccttgggtcgaattataagacatttcgccgcccaagaacacctatttgacaaggctttcgtaggagttgtgggcatttccagtagtagttgtatgaccctggtggtagtgtgacccttcttctgtaccatgaacctaaagaaacacctatttgacaaggctttcgtaggagttgtgggcatttccagtagtagttgtatgaccctggtggtagtgtgaccctccttctgtgccatgaacctaaagaaacactcactagaacccggttgatcgcctctttgacctttagaaatagctgatgtgagaactgacTGACCTTCCTTAACTTATCATGATGGAAAACAAGCCTGCCATGTCGAATTTTCACATAGGAGGTATTCGATATGCATGTCTTAAgtttgtgtgtttgcctgtttgtttgtaaCCTCACCATTCCTCGGGTCTCTACAATTCCTGTATGTCTGTGCTTGCCTTGTTCTGTCCTGCCCCCCCCCCgggcccccctgcccccccccccccctgcacagATTACCTTGTTCCATCCTGTTCCCTTTCCccatccgggttgatgggtggtggtcttcaggacagcatgtgggtagttttaagccactcggtgtcggcggcggctgaaaaatcccagcagcttggtggcaccgggcggggattgaactcgcgtcggcCTGAACGCGGTGCCgacacgctatccattcagccaccgccgcATGAGCTTGAGCACTGCCTGTCTGCACCACGCATGTCTAGTACCAATGTTCCCTGCACCCCGCACCCCATCTGCCTCCCCCCACCTTGACTAACACACATTATCTGTAGTCTTCCAAATATCTCGAGACCGGTCTGGCGAAGGCTcccacgggtcctttcctcccctctgctctgccacagtcccaacacctatcccttcctctcatatgtaaggtgtAGGTAACATATGAGGGGAAGGGATAGATATTGgtactgtgtggcagagcagagaggagaaatagaccccggactcgacaatttggtttcacgaTAGATTACCCCAGAACCCtcggcccctccctctcccttgctaATAGGTAACATACACCAGATCTCTTTTATTAAGTTTTGATGACAATGAGTTTACAGTAATATCAACATTCCCTTCAAGACATTGGTATTGCCCTCAACAATATTGCCCCCCAAGAATCCTAATGTTAAGGCCGTTTTTCGTCCACCAAATGACGTGACCTGAGTTTGGGTTTACAGGGGCGAGCGACGCTGACCTTGTGACCGACGTGACCACCGAGACGATCCCAGACGAGGTGAGTGTGGCAAGGCGATCAAAGAGGATATAAGGTtttaagggaaggttaggggttTGACAAGGGGATCAGATGTTAGATAAGAGAGATTAGGTGTTAGACAAGGAAGATGAGGGTgttagagaaggaagataaggtgttAGATACCAGATTAGGAAGGTCAGGCGTTAGACAAGAGACAAAAGGTATTAGATAAGAAAGATACGGTATTAAGCAAGAGATATCAGGTGTTAGACAGGGAAGATAAGGGTGTTAGATACCAGATAGAGAAGACATGGTGTTAGATTAGGAAGATAAGGTGTTAGATACCAGATTAGGAAGATCAAGTGTTAGACAAGAGACAAAAGGTATTAGATAAGAAAGATACGGTATTAACCAAGGGATATCAGGTGTCAGACAGGGAAGATAAGGGTGTTAGATACCAGATAGAGAAGACATGGTGTTAGATTAGGAAGATAAGGTGTTAGACTAGACTATGGTGTTAGCTAAGGTATATGGGTGTTTGATAAGTTGATAGCTTTATAGAAGGAAGATTCGGTTTTGGACATGTTATATACAGTGTTAGATTAGGAAGATATGGTGTTAGACTAGGGATATTAAATGCCAAGGGACAGGATggtgttagatttttttttcgtctacgcctatagctccggtaggcttgcttaaggggcctggatggtagttgaccccagcccgtcatggcgcaggctagtgtttatagtggcgccatcttctcctggctcatgctgccccccggaactcctccttgattcacttggacggtttcctctagagtccgggttgatgggtggtcttcaggacagcatgtgggtagttttaagccactcggcggtgactgaaaaatcccaggtggtagcgtggggattcgaacccgcgtcgtccatcatgtggtgaatgtgggcccagcacgctaccactcacccaccgcctacccaaaacaCGATATTGGACAAGGCATTTCAGGTATAACTTAGACATTCATCAGTGGAGGGAATGTCTTCAACCCTAACAACCTTTTCCAAACCCCAGACGACGCTGGTTACGGAGGGAATCTCAACTTGGGGAGgagtcttggaggaggaggaggaggaggaggaggaagggaagaaggaggaggaggaggatggagaggcgCCCCCAACCAAGCTCCCCACAACAGAGCGTCCCTCCACCAGCACCGCACCGAAGCCCACATCCCCGCCTGgcaaaacgaaggaggaggtggaggcgccgaaggaggaggtgcaggaggaggagatgacgacGGACCTTCCTACCACGACGGGTACTACAGCTAAGGCGCAGGCGTACGCTCCCTCCAGTAGTGAGTATATAGTCGGGTTGAAGGCGATGAAGAAGGGCGGAGTCTGTGTTGGATTCAGTtacctctctgcctgtctgtctctgtctctgtttctctctctctctctgtctgtctgtctatatatctctctatctttctctgcctctctgtcaaTAAATGTCTTGTCACCGTCTATCTGTGTCCCTGTATGTCGTTCTGTGTCCCCCTGTTCCTGCTTGTCTCTATCTTGTCAATCTTtccctgcctctctatctttctctgtctctctgtcaatAAATGTCTATCATcgtctctctgtctccctgtatatgtctgtctgtgtcccccTGTCTCTGTTCCTGCCTGTCTCTATCTTGTCAATCTTtccctgcctctctatctttctctgtctctctgtcaatAAATGTCTCTTATCaccgtctgtctatctctctgtatatgtctgtctgtgtcccccTGTCTCTGTTCCTGCCTGTCTCTATCTTGTCAatccctatctctctatctttctgtgtctctctgtcaATAAATGTCTATCatcgtctctctctgtctccctgtatatgtctgtctgtgtccctcTGTCTCTGTACCTGTCTCCATCttgtctatctatgtctctatctatctccctctccctccctctcaataccttcccccccctccccgcccccaggTCTTCGCGTCTGTCCCGGGGTGTGCGTGGCCGACAGGATCTCCGAGTACTGCGAGGCGGCGCTGGACGTCGCCGAACTCTGCCGCTCGGGTCTCCGTTGCTGTGTATCTGGCGATCTCTTTCTCGACGTGGATGAGCCGCCCAAGGAATTTGTGCTCCTCAACCCCAAGCGGAAGCCGGGCGAGGatgacggagaggaaggaggaggaggaggaggaggaggaggagaggaagaaggtgacgaGGAGGTTAGTACAGCTTAGACTTATgtagaaggcgaaggaggagatgaggaaggaggaggaggaggagatgatgaagaagagaagtgtaggagatgaaggagaagaagaagtggaggaggaagaggaggaggaggaggaggtatttgtCGTtttatctgttgttgttgttgttgttgttgttgttgtctgaaGGTTCTGATAGCACGGTTTGTTCCTTCAGGTTaaccgagagacagacagaatagaCGGAGCTTCACCCTCTccaaaccccaccaccaccaccaccacaaccaccacctctaccaccacctccaccaccactaagcCTCCTCGTAGCCCAATCCCAACCCTGCGTCCCCCTCGGCCGGTCTCACGCCCCACCAGACCCTCAAACATCCCTCCTGAACTCCGGTGCAAAGGAACGTGTGTTGCTGGGTTCTTTGCCTTCCTGTGTGACGAGGTTGACCGCTCCGGCGTGTGTCCTCGAAGCGGGCGATGTTGCGTCACCAAACGAGGCCGCCCGGACCTTCCAGATGACGCCCCAGACAGACCACACCCCGCTACGGAAGGTCCCACGCCATTTATCACCAGCGCGGTTACGACCACTCCTGTCCccaccaccgccctcaccacGACCAAGGCTCCATCCTCAGCTCTCCCGCCGTGCCCTGGAACCTGTCTTTCTGAACTTGTGGCATCCTTCTGCAGCCAGCCGTCCGTTGTCGTGGAGGCGTCGGGCTGCGAGGAGGGACATGTCTGCTGTGACGATAGGGAGGATAGTGATTCCAGGCAGCCTCCACCTTCCCGGCAGCCTCCCCCGCCCCGTCAGCCGCCTCCGCCCCGTCGCCCGCCACCTTCGGATATCCCCCCAGCCTTCCAGAACATCGCCTCGCTCTTCACAAGGCAGCCACAGCCCCCACGGAGACCAGATCGCCGTCCGCCATCCCCGCCACGCCGACCCCCGCGACCACGCCCGACCacgaccactacgaccaccactaccacgaccactacaaccaccacgcCGATGCCCACCACTACCGAGGAGCCGGATCTGAGGGAGGAGTGCCCGGGGACCTGTatccaacccttcctctccttcacctgttTCGGTAAGTTGGAtcgcgatacacacacacacacacacacacacacacacacacacacacacacacacatatacagaggtCAGATCATGCCACTCACGCCCCTCTCTGACTCCCTCCCCAGGCAACGCGGAGATGACCACGCTGTTCCGCTGCGACAAGGGCAAAACGGAGTGCTGCTCACCCAAGTCAGCGCTCCGAGACGTGCTTCGCTTCGAGGAGGTCCACAACATCGCTCGGAACGACACGGCCTTCGTCCCGGACTACGACGTGGTGTACCCCCAGCCCGGGCCCGACCTGCAccaaccccccttcccccagcAGCCGTACCCGCACCCGCCTTACGAGCACCCGCCCTACGACCCGTCCTATGAGCATTCAGCATACGAACAGCCGTACGAGCAGCCGCCCCCGTACGAGCAGCCTCCATACCAGCCTCAGCCGCCCTACGAGCCGACTTATGAGCAGCCCCCGCAGCCCTCCTACGAGCAGCCCTACGCCCAGCCCCCGGCCTACGAGCAGCCGTCACAGCCGCCCTATGACCAGCCGGCCTACAACCAGCCGCCGCCTTACGAGCAGCCACCCTTCGACCGCCGCCCATACCTCCCCGTGCAGAACGCCTCGATAGGTGAGGAACGTGCCTTGGGACGTTCGCTTCAAGGGATATTCGATTTACGCGAcccaagtctatatacaccaagtcatgtcacgcgcaggtttgtgggaggagacacggccgaggcgtggtttatgcgtgacgttgcttggagccaaactagagaatgtagaaacagggatttagagaaaacgaggaaaggcggactaatttaaatcaatcacttcaacatgccctccctcacaccccacaccgccgtttgtaggcattggaattacagtcacgcaatagcacaataaaaggacatattttttcgtcagtggcttgcctgaacgcgctgtgaaagaaggcgagaatgcacatccagagtgcacacacggccccgactttagtcacccctgaactggcgggtattatTGGtgggggctccaagtgacgtcatcaagctgctccgcccccaaaccgcctcctgcgcgtaccggtcgcagttttgaagcagagtgacttgacttggtatatatagacttaagcGCGACCTTTCCCCCAAACTAAGGTCGCGTGCAGAGCAGGCAGACGTCATATGGGTGTAACTTGTTGAACCCTTCGGTAAATCCTTGTTGTTCTGAAAGTAACTTCTGTAAGGTCTTTCTTTTCCAGTATTTGGTATTACTGGCCATGAAATAGTGAACTCTCTGTTAAGGTACGGCCACACTGCacacggtttgctgggagggtagagggtagcgggttgcctagcgggtcagaggcaagaacaaacacatgttatctgaTGCGAGTGGGTatgcttggagggaacccgctacccgcgtcctgtatggcaaCTCGTATTagaacccgtccgctgcgattggcacggactCAGGTttcatatagtcccaggtctttctctgcctctgtggtggatagtggagtgtttcccatgtggtattggtgtgctggatatcccttcactggtagcctggtaacatacactcccaggtctttctctgcctctgtggtggatagtggagtgtttcccatgtggtattggtgtgctggatatcccttcactggtagcctggtaacatacactcccaggtctttctctgcctctgtggtggatagtggagtgtttcccatgtggtattggtgtgctggatatcccttcactggtagcctggtaacatacactcccaggtctttctctgcctctgtggtggatagtggagtgtttcccatgtggtattggtgtgctggatatcccctcccatggtgcaggactttacatttttcctcattgaattgtagcagccactttttgttccattcctgtagcttggtgaggtcttcttgtaggaaatccgcagtcaaggggttagatAACGtttttgttcttgcctctgaccggctaggcatcccgctaccctctaccctccagCAAACCAGCAGTGTGGCGTTTTGTTGTAGCCCTACCGTGACCCGTGACCCGTTACAGGCTCTGCTCCCCCACACCTGACGACGACGACCCGCGCACCTGTGAGGAACAAGTACGTTTGCGGAGTGAAGGGCAGCGAGCGGGGGGCACGCGTGGTGGGCGGGGAGGACGCGGTGCCCGGCGAATGGTGTTGGCAGGTGGCGCTCATCAACTCCCTCAACCAGTACCTGTGTGGCGGGGCGCTGATCGGCACGCAATGGGTGCTGACCGCCGCACACTGCGTCACCAAGTAAGGCCGCGCACACACACTCCAAACAGTACCGTCTAAACTGACAGTAATCTCTCTAACTTGTAGACTCAGCACAGTTTCTTTTAATCATTCTATGTGTCTTCCTCTgaggccgcacacacacacacacacacacacacacacacacacacacacacacacacactctccaaaTAGTACCTTCTAAATGAAACCCCTTTATGAGACTACTGACTAATCTCTCCAACTTGTAGGGTCATGTTACAAGACgcatcgccacccaagaacacctatttgacaaggctttcataggagttgtgggcatttccaggggtagtttcatgaccctggtggtagtttgacccttcctctgtaccacaaatttttcccgtcgctgctaccgggttaaacatgtACTACACGGCTCCCCCCTCCGCAGCATCGTCAGGTCCGGGGATGCCGTCTACGTCCGAGTCGGCGACCATGACCTGACCACCAAGTTCGGCTCGCCCGGCGCCCAGACGCTGCGAGTGGCGACGACCTACattcaccacaaccacaactccCAGACGCTGGACAACGACATCGCGCTGCTCAAGTTGCACGCCCACGCCGACCTGAACGAGGGCGTGTGTCTGGCGTGCCTCCCCGCGCGAGGCGTCAACCAGGTGGCCGGCAGCCGCTGCACCGTCACGGGCTACGGCTACATGGGCGAGAGTAAGTAGGCGTCAGTCTGGTCCCCGTCACGGGCGGGAGTAGTGTATATAATCCATATTTAACATCAGTGTGGgaccagcacgctaccactcagccactgcctacccaaagtgatgttaggtggggttaggctcacAGGAGATGTTTTATATGgatctaccggcctcttgcagactccttatgttcccaTGTCTCACCCCGCCCCTGAAGACAGTCCCTCTCCCCTGCAGAAGGCCCCATACCCCTGCGCGTGCGTTAGGCTCACAGGAGATGCCTTATACGgatctaccggcctcttgcagactctgttcttatgttcttattttcttatgtctcAACCCCTGAAACCAGTCCCTCTCCCCTGCAGAAGGCCCCATACCCCTGCGCGTGCGTGAGGCTGAGATGCCCGTGGTGTCGGACAACGAGTGTATTCGCAAAATCAACGCCGTGACGGAGAAGATCTTCATCctgcccgcctcctccttctgtgcCGGCGGCGAGAAGGGACACGACGCCTGCCAGGTATGTGCTCGTGAGGCCGTCAGGGGCGCCGCACGTACCCCAGCGCGCGGCCGAAGAGACTCATTTGGAACAGgctcgttttgttgttgttttaattgttcttcctcttctttttgcaacttttttttttgttgttgttcttcttctccttcttcctctttttcttcttcttcttcttcttcgttaagCATCATAAtttcccttattattattattattattattattattattattattattagtagtagtagtagtagtagtagtagtagtagtagtagctgtcgTACTGTAATTATAAATGTcgtttttatattatattatagttctttttattattgttattgtttatattgttattgttatttcatTAGTCTCTcgttatctatgtatctatgtctctctctctatctatctatctatctatatctatctatctatctatctatctttctatctctctgccGGGGCCCTATTGTCAACCCCTACTgagcctccctcgcctcctcctgccAGGGTGACGGTGGGGGTCCCCTCGTGTGCAAAGTGGACGGTTACTACGAGCTGAGCGGTCTCGTCTCCTGGGGCTTCGGCTGCGGCAGGAAGGACGTGCCGGGAGTGTACGTGAAGGTCTCCTCGTTCATCGGCTGGATCAACCAAATCATCTCCGTTAACAACATGTAGCCGcctaaaccccccccccccccgacgcccaccccaacccaccccgccccccacccctATCACGaccctgcgtgcgtgcgtgaccCCGGGAtagccgccacacacacacacacacacacacacacacacacacacacacacacacacacacgctcctccAGACGACACTGTGATGCAAAGTTGTTAAACGCtctccatatgtgtgtgtgtgtgtgtgtgtgtgtgtgtgtgtgtgtaactcgcTATAACGGTAACAACTTCGGTGGGTCGCGGCGGGCTCGCACATCGGGAACTGGCGGGCCGCGGGCGTCGAACTGGTTTCAGTGCGTCGTGTCGGAGGTCGGGTTGCACGTCCCGACCGTCGTGGTAGTCGTCGGCGGGCAGTGGATCGCTATTCTCAATCTCAGACACCTCCATCACATCAACTCTTCccaaagggcgaaaaggagggcAGTCGGGTTCTACTGAGTGTTTCCATTGGTCCAGGGTACAGGAgcagggtcaagctaccaccagggtcataacaccaCCCATACAGCGacgccaaactgtcgtactcgtGAACAtcgtatttttatcattttcaagCCTAAAACTCTCGTACCTTTAGAAGTAACgatcgaaaattaaagttatcgctgAAAATTTTAAATACTGatgtttttctttcaatttcgtAATAGTTATACGTCAGAAACTTAGATAGGGCAATGTGATGCGTACGATAATATAGCAACGCTGACACCGAAGCACCTGACCACCGGCGTACAGTTAGCCAAAAAAGTATCTTCCTCCTCGTGACCGATGGCATAGACTGAGCAAGGAGTTAGCGGCGGGGAGGGACGGCGGGAAAGGCTCTATTTTCGGCTGTCCTCGTGTTCCCAGGAGTCCCACAGACCCACACGGACCAGCGGCATTAATAAgtaaccttcacacacacacacacac
This genomic window from Eriocheir sinensis breed Jianghai 21 chromosome 6, ASM2467909v1, whole genome shotgun sequence contains:
- the LOC126987234 gene encoding protein masquerade-like isoform X1; its protein translation is MARRSTSLTWLCCAVLCWAASQCQVKAKNTSNSTASAIPTSVLTSLLDTLAKATDSARCPGKCLHTLAALMCNEVVRGEDLCPDGTVCCRPRAQPGASDADLVTDVTTETIPDETTLVTEGISTWGGVLEEEEEEEEEGKKEEEEDGEAPPTKLPTTERPSTSTAPKPTSPPGKTKEEVEAPKEEVQEEEMTTDLPTTTGTTAKAQAYAPSSSLRVCPGVCVADRISEYCEAALDVAELCRSGLRCCVSGDLFLDVDEPPKEFVLLNPKRKPGEDDGEEGGGGGGGGGEEEGDEEVNRETDRIDGASPSPNPTTTTTTTTTSTTTSTTTKPPRSPIPTLRPPRPVSRPTRPSNIPPELRCKGTCVAGFFAFLCDEVDRSGVCPRSGRCCVTKRGRPDLPDDAPDRPHPATEGPTPFITSAVTTTPVPTTALTTTKAPSSALPPCPGTCLSELVASFCSQPSVVVEASGCEEGHVCCDDREDSDSRQPPPSRQPPPPRQPPPPRRPPPSDIPPAFQNIASLFTRQPQPPRRPDRRPPSPPRRPPRPRPTTTTTTTTTTTTTTTTPMPTTTEEPDLREECPGTCIQPFLSFTCFGNAEMTTLFRCDKGKTECCSPKSALRDVLRFEEVHNIARNDTAFVPDYDVVYPQPGPDLHQPPFPQQPYPHPPYEHPPYDPSYEHSAYEQPYEQPPPYEQPPYQPQPPYEPTYEQPPQPSYEQPYAQPPAYEQPSQPPYDQPAYNQPPPYEQPPFDRRPYLPVQNASIGSAPPHLTTTTRAPVRNKYVCGVKGSERGARVVGGEDAVPGEWCWQVALINSLNQYLCGGALIGTQWVLTAAHCVTNIVRSGDAVYVRVGDHDLTTKFGSPGAQTLRVATTYIHHNHNSQTLDNDIALLKLHAHADLNEGVCLACLPARGVNQVAGSRCTVTGYGYMGEKGPIPLRVREAEMPVVSDNECIRKINAVTEKIFILPASSFCAGGEKGHDACQGDGGGPLVCKVDGYYELSGLVSWGFGCGRKDVPGVYVKVSSFIGWINQIISVNNM
- the LOC126987234 gene encoding protein masquerade-like isoform X2, which produces MARRSTSLTWLCCAVLCWAASQCQVKAKNTSNSTASAIPTSVLTWASDADLVTDVTTETIPDETTLVTEGISTWGGVLEEEEEEEEEGKKEEEEDGEAPPTKLPTTERPSTSTAPKPTSPPGKTKEEVEAPKEEVQEEEMTTDLPTTTGTTAKAQAYAPSSSLRVCPGVCVADRISEYCEAALDVAELCRSGLRCCVSGDLFLDVDEPPKEFVLLNPKRKPGEDDGEEGGGGGGGGGEEEGDEEVNRETDRIDGASPSPNPTTTTTTTTTSTTTSTTTKPPRSPIPTLRPPRPVSRPTRPSNIPPELRCKGTCVAGFFAFLCDEVDRSGVCPRSGRCCVTKRGRPDLPDDAPDRPHPATEGPTPFITSAVTTTPVPTTALTTTKAPSSALPPCPGTCLSELVASFCSQPSVVVEASGCEEGHVCCDDREDSDSRQPPPSRQPPPPRQPPPPRRPPPSDIPPAFQNIASLFTRQPQPPRRPDRRPPSPPRRPPRPRPTTTTTTTTTTTTTTTTPMPTTTEEPDLREECPGTCIQPFLSFTCFGNAEMTTLFRCDKGKTECCSPKSALRDVLRFEEVHNIARNDTAFVPDYDVVYPQPGPDLHQPPFPQQPYPHPPYEHPPYDPSYEHSAYEQPYEQPPPYEQPPYQPQPPYEPTYEQPPQPSYEQPYAQPPAYEQPSQPPYDQPAYNQPPPYEQPPFDRRPYLPVQNASIGSAPPHLTTTTRAPVRNKYVCGVKGSERGARVVGGEDAVPGEWCWQVALINSLNQYLCGGALIGTQWVLTAAHCVTNIVRSGDAVYVRVGDHDLTTKFGSPGAQTLRVATTYIHHNHNSQTLDNDIALLKLHAHADLNEGVCLACLPARGVNQVAGSRCTVTGYGYMGEKGPIPLRVREAEMPVVSDNECIRKINAVTEKIFILPASSFCAGGEKGHDACQGDGGGPLVCKVDGYYELSGLVSWGFGCGRKDVPGVYVKVSSFIGWINQIISVNNM